In Paenarthrobacter sp. GOM3, a single window of DNA contains:
- a CDS encoding MarP family serine protease: protein MFGLTILDLALILMLLSYLIYGLRNGFMVTLGGIAGFVVGAIAAFVAVPLVSGWVSDSGWRLTATVGAAVVLIAVGHGLGTMIGRRIRHAVRIKPLHAVDRLIGGVVSVVVAALVMSMLAFSISSLGVPFVSQQIAESRVIRSIDNLTPTPVKSTMAQLRSTVIGDGIPKLIEGIGPTTPVTIPNESTDTPALNQAAQSVLKIAGTAYECGQNQTGSGFVVSPGRVVTNAHVVAGVSQPVVEIPDGGALPGRVVYFDSQRDIAVLAVDGLRSAPLPLSDDLPAGTPAAFAGYPHGGPFQSKPATVQGISTILVPDIYGNNPSPELVYKLAGDVQPGNSGGPLLTTQGQVAGLIFAKTTTDAALGFALTMEDLEPVAAQAPGLNSAVSAGQCTRK, encoded by the coding sequence GTGTTTGGCTTGACGATATTGGATTTGGCATTGATCCTGATGCTGCTCTCCTACTTGATCTACGGCCTACGCAACGGCTTCATGGTCACTTTGGGCGGAATTGCCGGTTTCGTGGTCGGCGCCATCGCTGCCTTCGTAGCGGTCCCGCTCGTCAGTGGCTGGGTAAGCGACAGCGGCTGGAGGCTTACCGCCACGGTGGGCGCCGCCGTCGTACTTATTGCTGTCGGTCATGGACTGGGAACCATGATTGGGCGTCGTATCCGCCACGCTGTCCGGATCAAGCCGCTGCACGCTGTCGACCGGCTGATCGGTGGCGTGGTGAGCGTAGTGGTCGCTGCGCTGGTGATGTCCATGCTCGCATTCAGCATCAGTTCTCTGGGCGTGCCGTTCGTTTCGCAGCAAATCGCGGAGTCGCGAGTCATTCGTTCCATCGACAATCTGACACCGACGCCGGTCAAGAGCACCATGGCGCAACTCAGGTCCACGGTGATCGGCGATGGGATTCCCAAGCTCATCGAGGGCATCGGGCCGACGACGCCTGTGACCATCCCGAACGAGTCAACTGACACTCCCGCGCTGAACCAGGCCGCCCAGTCCGTCCTGAAGATCGCTGGCACGGCCTACGAATGCGGTCAAAACCAGACCGGATCCGGATTCGTTGTTTCGCCCGGGCGCGTCGTCACCAACGCGCATGTGGTGGCGGGCGTGTCGCAGCCCGTGGTGGAAATTCCCGACGGCGGTGCGCTGCCGGGTCGCGTGGTCTACTTCGACTCCCAGCGGGACATCGCAGTGCTGGCCGTTGACGGCCTCCGGTCCGCACCGTTGCCGCTCAGCGACGACCTGCCGGCTGGCACCCCGGCTGCTTTCGCAGGGTACCCGCATGGTGGCCCGTTCCAGTCGAAACCGGCTACCGTGCAAGGTATCTCCACCATCCTGGTTCCGGATATTTACGGCAATAACCCGTCACCGGAGCTGGTGTACAAGCTCGCCGGCGACGTCCAGCCTGGAAACTCGGGCGGACCGCTGCTGACGACGCAGGGGCAAGTGGCAGGCCTGATCTTTGCGAAGACCACCACGGACGCCGCCCTTGGCTTTGCCCTCACCATGGAAGACCTTGAGCCCGTGGCAGCCCAGGCGCCCGGACTCAACAGCGCGGTTTCAGCCGGCCAGTGCACGCGTAAGTAA
- a CDS encoding alpha-galactosidase, producing the protein MHPLHLRSAGTSLVISTHRGEAEITHWGADLGETLPDLAILNEPIPPSSIDANVPAGLLPQASSSWQGRPGLRGHRVIDGVPGFDFSVRLRVVSATADGNTAVVLQSDPDAGITVTSRLTLHPGGLLELKHTASNDGTSPFQLDELATLLPVAPDAVELLDLTGRWCRERHPQRRSIQQGTWVRTGRHGRTGHDSSLLLAAGTAGFGNRHGKVWATHLAWSGNHEQFADSVGDGRTLVGGSELLGPAEVVLQPGESYTTPALFAAYSDHGLDGITEAFYSWFRSRPHHVGPRSGKPRPVVLNTWEAVYFDHSLDTLVELAASAADLGVERFVLDDGWFRGRRDDHAGLGDWYVDQTVWPSGLTPLINAVTTHGMEFGLWVEPEMINLDSDVARAHPEWIVGPSAVSYKEGGRLPLEWRQQHVIDLVNPEAWQYIFDRIHTLLSENNISYLKWDQNRDLLEHGHAGRSSVHEQTLAAYRLFDALRAAHPGVEIESCSSGGARVDLGILERTDRIWASDCNDALERQTIQRWTGMVVPPELVGGHIGPTTSHTTARTHDLSFRAITALFGHFGMEWDVRSVAGAEREELKRFIGLYKEHRGLIHSGRMVRAEVPDESLMVHGVVDTRDGGTPPGATTALFAVVKTRTGFAEHVGRVAIPGLDPLRSHRVELLFPTPEDADYGHTFIEAKPAPWLAGGAEASGRFLAEVGLPMPVLNPEHAILLRLTAL; encoded by the coding sequence ATGCACCCGCTCCATCTCCGTTCTGCAGGTACCAGCCTGGTGATCAGCACCCATCGCGGAGAGGCTGAGATCACCCACTGGGGAGCCGATCTTGGCGAAACCCTGCCCGACCTTGCCATCCTCAACGAGCCCATCCCGCCGTCCTCCATCGACGCCAACGTCCCAGCCGGGCTCCTTCCCCAGGCGTCGTCGTCCTGGCAGGGCCGCCCCGGTCTGCGGGGCCACCGCGTCATCGACGGCGTACCCGGCTTTGACTTCTCGGTGCGCCTTCGCGTGGTGAGTGCTACCGCGGACGGCAACACCGCCGTCGTGCTTCAGTCAGATCCCGACGCCGGCATCACGGTGACCAGCCGCCTCACCCTTCATCCGGGCGGACTTCTCGAACTGAAGCACACGGCCAGCAACGACGGCACGTCGCCTTTCCAACTGGACGAGTTGGCGACGTTGCTCCCGGTAGCGCCTGACGCCGTCGAACTCCTGGACCTGACCGGCCGGTGGTGCCGGGAACGGCACCCGCAGCGCCGTTCCATCCAGCAGGGCACCTGGGTCCGGACAGGACGCCATGGCCGGACCGGGCACGATTCCTCGCTGCTGCTCGCCGCAGGAACGGCAGGGTTCGGCAACCGCCATGGCAAGGTCTGGGCCACGCATCTGGCGTGGAGCGGAAACCACGAGCAATTCGCGGACAGCGTGGGTGATGGTCGGACCTTGGTGGGCGGCTCGGAGCTCCTTGGTCCAGCCGAGGTGGTGCTGCAGCCCGGTGAAAGTTACACCACCCCGGCACTGTTTGCGGCCTACTCCGATCATGGCCTGGATGGCATCACGGAGGCGTTCTACAGCTGGTTCCGCTCACGTCCGCACCATGTTGGGCCGCGTTCCGGCAAGCCCCGCCCAGTAGTCCTCAACACCTGGGAAGCGGTCTACTTCGACCACAGCCTGGACACGCTGGTCGAGCTGGCGGCGTCCGCTGCGGACCTGGGCGTGGAGCGTTTCGTGCTCGACGACGGCTGGTTCCGTGGGCGCCGGGACGACCATGCGGGCCTGGGCGACTGGTACGTGGACCAGACCGTGTGGCCCTCGGGCCTGACCCCGCTCATCAATGCCGTGACCACCCACGGCATGGAGTTCGGGCTCTGGGTGGAGCCGGAAATGATCAACCTGGATTCAGACGTTGCCCGTGCTCATCCCGAGTGGATCGTGGGTCCGTCAGCAGTTTCCTACAAGGAAGGGGGCCGGCTGCCGCTTGAGTGGCGGCAGCAGCACGTCATCGATCTGGTGAACCCGGAGGCGTGGCAGTACATCTTCGATCGCATCCACACCCTGCTGAGCGAGAACAACATCAGCTACCTCAAGTGGGACCAGAACCGCGATCTGCTGGAGCACGGCCATGCCGGGCGCTCTTCAGTGCATGAGCAGACCCTGGCCGCCTACCGGCTGTTCGATGCTTTGCGGGCGGCCCATCCGGGCGTCGAGATCGAAAGCTGCTCCTCGGGCGGGGCACGCGTGGACTTGGGAATCCTTGAACGGACGGACCGGATCTGGGCCTCGGACTGCAATGACGCCCTCGAGCGGCAGACCATCCAGCGCTGGACGGGCATGGTGGTTCCGCCGGAGCTGGTGGGCGGGCATATTGGGCCCACAACGTCACACACCACTGCCCGCACGCACGATCTCTCCTTCCGTGCCATTACCGCGCTGTTCGGGCACTTCGGGATGGAGTGGGATGTCCGATCGGTGGCGGGGGCTGAGCGCGAAGAACTCAAGCGCTTCATCGGGTTGTACAAGGAACACCGCGGGCTCATCCACAGTGGACGAATGGTCCGCGCCGAAGTGCCCGACGAGTCGCTGATGGTGCACGGTGTTGTGGACACTCGCGACGGCGGCACTCCTCCCGGTGCCACCACTGCGCTGTTCGCTGTGGTCAAGACAAGGACAGGGTTCGCAGAGCACGTGGGAAGAGTCGCGATACCCGGGCTCGATCCGCTGCGCTCTCACCGTGTGGAGCTGCTGTTCCCGACGCCGGAAGATGCTGACTATGGGCACACGTTCATCGAAGCCAAGCCTGCACCGTGGCTTGCGGGCGGAGCCGAAGCGTCAGGACGGTTCCTGGCCGAGGTGGGGCTTCCGATGCCCGTCCTGAACCCGGAGCACGCCATCCTGCTGCGGCTCACCGCCCTCTAA
- a CDS encoding LacI family DNA-binding transcriptional regulator: MTTTAVRTPRGPVTRKDVARYAGVSTAVVSYVVNGGPKNVAPATEAKVRDAIRVLGYRPNAAARALKLGSSETIGVVVPDNTNPFFTQLAHAVEDAASELGFGMVLTNSDGSLTREGKNIRTLAARQVDGVFLASCVFDPDVAELEASEIPFVLLNNAGSPPGFASVGVDLEAGARAAVSHLIGHGHTNIGLAIGTNTGNQLDGREVGWLGALRDAGLPDGPMLHGPFSRPGGYEVGKRFLAMANRPTAIFASNDMQAIGILRALHEAGVRVPEDVALVSFDGSLDSEYSWPALTTVAQPVKAMAEAAVRALVGKGRGEELQHNILPTELIVRQSCGCP, from the coding sequence ATGACGACAACAGCAGTACGAACCCCGCGCGGCCCGGTCACACGCAAAGACGTGGCCCGGTACGCCGGGGTGAGTACCGCCGTCGTGAGTTATGTGGTGAATGGTGGGCCCAAGAATGTTGCCCCGGCTACCGAAGCCAAGGTGCGCGACGCCATCCGTGTCCTCGGTTATCGGCCGAACGCTGCCGCCCGGGCCTTGAAGCTGGGTTCCAGCGAGACCATCGGCGTCGTGGTCCCGGATAACACCAACCCCTTCTTCACACAGTTGGCACACGCGGTGGAAGACGCGGCCTCGGAACTGGGGTTCGGAATGGTGCTCACCAACTCTGACGGCAGCCTCACCCGGGAGGGCAAGAACATCCGGACACTGGCCGCCCGCCAAGTAGACGGGGTATTTCTGGCCAGCTGTGTGTTTGACCCCGACGTTGCGGAGTTGGAAGCGTCGGAAATCCCGTTCGTCCTGCTGAATAACGCAGGTTCTCCACCGGGTTTCGCCAGCGTAGGCGTCGACCTGGAAGCCGGTGCACGGGCGGCCGTCTCCCACCTCATCGGACATGGGCACACCAACATCGGCCTGGCCATCGGTACCAACACCGGCAACCAGCTGGACGGACGCGAAGTTGGTTGGCTCGGTGCGCTGCGGGATGCCGGACTTCCGGACGGTCCCATGCTGCACGGCCCCTTCTCGCGGCCTGGCGGATACGAAGTCGGCAAGCGGTTCCTGGCCATGGCCAACAGGCCCACCGCGATCTTCGCCAGCAACGACATGCAAGCGATTGGCATCCTCCGTGCGCTTCACGAGGCGGGCGTGAGGGTGCCGGAGGACGTGGCGCTGGTGTCATTCGACGGCTCCCTGGATTCCGAATACAGCTGGCCGGCATTGACCACGGTGGCTCAACCGGTCAAAGCCATGGCCGAAGCTGCCGTCCGTGCCCTTGTGGGCAAGGGACGCGGTGAGGAACTGCAGCACAACATCCTGCCGACCGAACTGATCGTGCGGCAATCCTGCGGCTGCCCCTAG
- a CDS encoding FtsX-like permease family protein — translation MALRLVPYLARSNGSSVRETGLRDAGLPILAFGTVTALLLTVAGGSQVFWSWTDDIAGTYQALAVVAMVLLIIPLLTLGASAARLAARRRDDRLASLRLLGANSATVVWMTVMESTALAAVGALAGAGLYACTAPFLGLIQFRGQAIGSHAWLSVPSILGCVLAVCVLAAASAALGLRKVVVTPLGVRTRQTADGAHWVRGLIAAVVVVIGVVAMGMLSSFGAFIVIIAVMGGCFGLALLALNLMGPWILRLRASSQLKRAKRPEQLLAARTVLESPKESWRQVGGVAMTSFVGVFVGVGMAVADTMGGSAGDETALLVRDINTGVMITLLGSFLMVACSAGVNQAAAVLDRAPMLVALDRVGMPRKLMVAARVKAVMSPLFLVAGISAAAAAVLVLPLTGAVLLTQPVVFVTIGGVFAAGFLLVRLAVAAGTAQISQVLARPERYASMDS, via the coding sequence ATGGCCCTCCGCCTCGTCCCTTATCTCGCCCGGAGCAATGGCAGCAGCGTCCGGGAAACGGGCCTTCGGGACGCCGGGCTGCCCATTCTTGCGTTCGGCACAGTCACTGCACTGCTGCTCACTGTGGCAGGAGGCTCGCAGGTTTTCTGGTCCTGGACGGACGATATCGCCGGCACCTACCAGGCCTTGGCCGTCGTCGCGATGGTGCTGCTGATCATCCCGCTGCTGACCCTTGGCGCCTCGGCCGCCCGACTGGCAGCCCGGCGTCGTGATGACCGCTTGGCCTCCTTGCGACTTTTGGGCGCGAACAGCGCCACGGTCGTCTGGATGACGGTCATGGAGTCCACTGCGCTGGCGGCCGTGGGCGCGCTGGCCGGGGCCGGCCTGTACGCCTGCACCGCCCCGTTCCTGGGGCTGATTCAGTTCCGCGGACAGGCCATAGGAAGCCACGCGTGGCTCTCCGTGCCCTCCATCCTTGGTTGCGTTCTTGCCGTCTGCGTCCTGGCCGCCGCGAGCGCGGCGCTTGGGCTTCGGAAGGTTGTGGTGACGCCTTTGGGCGTCAGGACAAGGCAAACGGCCGACGGCGCCCATTGGGTTCGCGGGCTCATCGCGGCTGTTGTTGTGGTCATCGGCGTGGTGGCGATGGGGATGCTCAGCAGCTTCGGCGCGTTCATCGTGATCATCGCGGTCATGGGTGGCTGCTTTGGCTTGGCTCTGCTGGCGTTGAACCTCATGGGCCCGTGGATCCTGCGGTTGCGGGCATCGTCGCAGCTCAAGCGCGCCAAACGTCCTGAGCAACTTTTGGCTGCCAGGACTGTGCTCGAAAGCCCTAAGGAATCGTGGCGGCAAGTTGGGGGCGTCGCGATGACCAGTTTCGTGGGGGTGTTCGTTGGGGTGGGCATGGCCGTCGCGGACACCATGGGCGGCAGTGCCGGCGACGAAACTGCCTTGCTGGTGCGGGACATCAACACCGGCGTGATGATCACCCTGTTGGGCTCGTTCCTGATGGTGGCGTGTTCCGCGGGCGTGAACCAGGCCGCGGCGGTGCTCGACCGGGCGCCGATGCTGGTGGCCCTGGACCGGGTAGGCATGCCGCGGAAGCTCATGGTGGCGGCCAGGGTCAAGGCCGTGATGTCGCCGCTCTTCCTGGTAGCAGGTATTTCGGCGGCAGCGGCGGCCGTCCTGGTCCTCCCGCTCACCGGTGCCGTGTTGTTGACCCAGCCCGTGGTGTTCGTGACCATCGGCGGGGTGTTCGCGGCCGGATTCTTGCTGGTCCGCTTGGCCGTCGCAGCGGGGACGGCGCAGATCAGCCAGGTGCTCGCCCGGCCGGAGCGCTACGCGAGCATGGACTCCTGA
- a CDS encoding ABC transporter substrate-binding protein, whose protein sequence is MKKTLGVAAAAAAIALTLSACGGSSLPSSEAKGEINYWLWDANQLPAYQQCADDFTKANPDIKVKITQRGWDDYWTTLTNGFVAGTAPDVFTNHLSKYPEYAAKKQLLPLDEAVQKDGIKLDAYTKGLPELWVGQDGKRYGLPKDWDTVGLFYNKGMTDAAGISAEQMASLDWNPKDGGSYEKAIAHLTVDKNGKRGDESGFDKNNVATYGLGLTGSGSGQGQTEWSFLTATTGWTATDKNPWGSKFNYDAPRFQETIAWWAGLVDKGFMPKLETTVGASMPDSFGAGKAAINTNGDWLIGQYKTYKGIETAFAPTPKGPDGKRASMFNGLADSVWAGTKNPGASVKWVEYLGSTACQDVVASKAVVFPAISSSSDIAAKAFADKGIDVSAFTTHVKDGTTFLFPIADKAAKVDGIMKPAMDAVLSGKKPASSLTEANNQVNNLFK, encoded by the coding sequence ATGAAGAAGACCCTCGGTGTCGCCGCTGCTGCCGCCGCCATTGCCTTGACCCTGTCCGCCTGTGGCGGTTCCTCCCTCCCCTCGTCAGAAGCCAAGGGCGAAATCAACTATTGGCTCTGGGACGCCAACCAGCTTCCCGCCTACCAGCAGTGCGCTGACGACTTCACCAAGGCCAACCCTGACATCAAGGTCAAGATCACCCAGCGCGGTTGGGATGATTACTGGACCACGCTGACCAACGGCTTTGTCGCCGGAACCGCCCCCGATGTCTTTACCAACCACCTCTCCAAGTACCCCGAGTACGCGGCCAAGAAGCAGCTCCTGCCGCTGGATGAAGCCGTGCAAAAGGACGGCATCAAGCTGGATGCCTACACCAAGGGGCTCCCCGAGCTTTGGGTTGGCCAAGATGGGAAGCGCTACGGCCTGCCGAAGGACTGGGACACTGTGGGCCTGTTCTACAACAAGGGCATGACGGACGCCGCCGGGATCTCCGCGGAGCAGATGGCTTCGCTGGATTGGAACCCGAAGGACGGCGGTTCATATGAGAAAGCCATCGCCCACCTGACCGTGGATAAGAACGGCAAGCGCGGCGACGAAAGCGGCTTCGACAAGAACAACGTGGCTACGTACGGTTTGGGCCTGACAGGCAGCGGATCGGGCCAAGGCCAGACGGAGTGGAGCTTCCTCACGGCAACCACCGGGTGGACCGCCACGGACAAGAACCCTTGGGGCAGCAAGTTCAACTACGACGCCCCCCGCTTCCAGGAGACCATCGCATGGTGGGCCGGCCTGGTGGACAAGGGCTTCATGCCAAAGCTCGAGACCACGGTGGGCGCCAGCATGCCCGACAGCTTCGGTGCAGGCAAGGCTGCCATCAACACCAACGGCGACTGGCTGATCGGACAATACAAAACCTACAAGGGCATCGAAACCGCCTTCGCGCCCACCCCCAAGGGTCCTGATGGCAAGCGCGCCTCCATGTTCAACGGTCTGGCCGACTCAGTGTGGGCCGGCACCAAGAACCCCGGCGCAAGCGTGAAGTGGGTTGAATACCTCGGCTCCACCGCGTGCCAGGATGTCGTTGCCAGCAAGGCTGTGGTCTTCCCGGCCATCTCCAGCTCCTCCGACATTGCGGCCAAGGCCTTCGCGGACAAAGGGATCGATGTGTCCGCATTCACCACCCATGTGAAGGACGGCACCACGTTCCTCTTCCCCATCGCGGACAAGGCAGCCAAGGTTGACGGCATCATGAAGCCGGCCATGGATGCGGTGCTCTCGGGCAAGAAACCCGCCTCTTCCCTGACCGAGGCCAACAACCAGGTCAACAACCTCTTCAAGTAG
- the aroQ gene encoding type II 3-dehydroquinate dehydratase, translating to MTEATPATEAGRGTILVINGPNLNLLGTREPEKYGTSTLADVEQLAMTAAAAHGFTVDCVQSNHEGDLLDAIHAARGSAVGIVINAGAYTHTSVALRDALAAVQLPAVEVHITNVHQREEFRHHSYLSGVCSAIIVGAGVLGYKLAIDYLADAV from the coding sequence ATGACTGAAGCCACTCCCGCCACCGAAGCCGGTCGCGGCACCATCCTTGTGATCAACGGCCCCAACCTGAACCTCCTGGGCACCCGGGAGCCCGAAAAGTACGGCACGTCCACACTGGCCGACGTCGAACAACTCGCCATGACTGCCGCGGCCGCCCACGGCTTCACCGTGGATTGCGTGCAGTCAAACCACGAGGGCGATCTTCTTGACGCCATCCATGCGGCGCGGGGCAGCGCTGTGGGAATCGTGATCAACGCCGGTGCTTACACGCACACATCCGTGGCACTTCGTGACGCCTTGGCCGCTGTGCAGCTCCCCGCCGTCGAAGTCCACATCACCAACGTCCACCAGCGCGAAGAATTCAGGCACCACTCGTACCTGTCGGGTGTGTGCAGCGCGATCATCGTGGGTGCCGGCGTACTCGGATACAAGCTCGCTATCGATTACCTGGCCGACGCCGTCTAA
- a CDS encoding Gfo/Idh/MocA family protein produces the protein MTFSIGVLGVGQFGSQFAHLFKLHPGVSAVYAVDELPERAAAAQERWGLDGVKGSFEELLESDVDAVAIFTQRWTHGPLVERALRAGKHVYSAVPMAISEDEIARIIEAVRETKLVYAMGETSYYNPATVFAREQHQAGKFGRIFYTEGDYVHDMDLGFYEAYQYSGGERWKETASYPPMLYPTHAIGGVLGAVPGHAVSVSCIGVKDHRGDGVFDKDVSMFSNDFSNATALFEMHDGGAMRTNEMRRVGYPSHIRESRFRFFGTDASFEQLATTTVWQDKTTVEDVSELLETKPSMSADDPSLADVAPELRDAFISGLAPVHDQSRLPQEFRGAPNGHEGSHQFLVDDFVTAVNNRTLPPVNAWVAARFTLPGIVAHESALRGGERLPIRDFGDAPTE, from the coding sequence ATGACGTTTTCGATCGGAGTTCTAGGCGTCGGGCAGTTCGGTAGCCAGTTCGCGCACCTGTTCAAGCTCCACCCCGGCGTCAGCGCCGTTTACGCTGTGGACGAGCTTCCCGAGCGCGCCGCTGCAGCGCAGGAACGCTGGGGTCTGGATGGCGTCAAAGGCAGCTTTGAAGAGTTGCTGGAGTCCGACGTCGATGCTGTCGCCATCTTCACGCAGCGGTGGACCCACGGGCCGTTGGTGGAGCGTGCACTGCGGGCCGGGAAGCACGTCTACTCAGCGGTACCCATGGCTATCTCCGAGGACGAAATCGCACGCATCATCGAGGCCGTCCGTGAGACGAAGCTCGTCTATGCCATGGGGGAGACCAGCTATTACAACCCCGCCACGGTCTTTGCCCGCGAACAGCACCAGGCCGGCAAATTCGGGCGGATCTTTTACACCGAGGGTGACTACGTCCACGACATGGACCTGGGTTTCTACGAGGCGTACCAGTACAGCGGCGGTGAGCGCTGGAAGGAAACCGCCAGCTACCCGCCCATGCTGTACCCCACCCACGCAATCGGTGGCGTTCTTGGGGCGGTGCCCGGGCATGCGGTCAGCGTGAGCTGCATCGGTGTGAAGGATCACCGCGGGGATGGCGTCTTCGATAAGGACGTCAGCATGTTTTCCAACGACTTCTCGAACGCAACGGCGCTGTTTGAAATGCACGACGGCGGTGCGATGCGCACCAACGAGATGCGCCGCGTCGGGTACCCCTCCCACATCCGGGAATCACGGTTCCGCTTCTTCGGCACGGACGCCAGCTTCGAGCAGCTCGCCACAACCACCGTGTGGCAGGACAAGACGACGGTTGAAGACGTCTCCGAACTGTTGGAAACCAAGCCCAGCATGTCCGCCGATGACCCATCCCTCGCAGATGTGGCACCTGAACTGCGCGATGCCTTCATCTCCGGACTGGCCCCGGTGCATGATCAATCACGGCTCCCCCAGGAATTCCGCGGTGCCCCGAACGGACACGAAGGCAGCCATCAGTTCCTGGTGGATGACTTTGTGACCGCCGTGAACAACCGCACCCTGCCGCCGGTCAACGCCTGGGTCGCGGCCCGCTTTACACTGCCCGGGATTGTTGCCCATGAGTCCGCCCTGCGCGGAGGCGAACGCCTTCCCATTCGCGACTTCGGTGATGCCCCCACCGAGTAG
- a CDS encoding carbohydrate ABC transporter permease: MTTSTMPRNHHSHRTSPSHKKPLNWRRVGAWVLVAAALAVTIAPFLWMLRTALSSNSALASNAGNLLPADFSWGAFKRVLGLQSTEEAIADGGSGAAINFWLYLRNSIIFASITTAGQVFFSAMAAYAFARLRWPGRNKVFAVFLTTMMVPPIFTALPNFLMIKNLGLLNTMAGMSLPFLFMTPFAIFFLRQFFLSMSREVEEAAMLDGAKHLRIFFQIVLPNAAAPIATLALLTFIGQWNEYFWPLLVGQDENVRVLTVGLSVFKSQSPQGALDWSGLMAGTLVAALPIFILFIAFGKKVVNSIGFSGIK, translated from the coding sequence ATGACAACCTCAACCATGCCCCGAAACCACCACAGCCACCGCACCAGCCCGTCCCACAAGAAGCCGCTCAATTGGCGCCGTGTCGGCGCATGGGTGCTGGTCGCCGCCGCCCTCGCAGTGACCATCGCCCCGTTCCTCTGGATGCTGCGAACCGCGCTCTCCAGCAACAGTGCGCTGGCGTCCAACGCAGGAAATCTCCTGCCCGCAGATTTCAGCTGGGGTGCCTTCAAGCGCGTTCTCGGGCTGCAGAGCACAGAGGAAGCGATAGCCGACGGCGGCTCAGGTGCTGCCATCAATTTCTGGCTCTACCTCCGCAACTCCATCATCTTCGCCAGCATCACCACGGCCGGCCAGGTGTTCTTCAGCGCGATGGCGGCCTATGCCTTCGCCCGCCTGCGCTGGCCGGGCCGGAACAAAGTGTTCGCGGTCTTCCTGACCACCATGATGGTGCCGCCAATTTTCACGGCGCTGCCCAACTTCCTCATGATCAAGAACCTGGGACTGCTCAACACCATGGCCGGGATGTCCCTGCCATTCCTGTTCATGACCCCGTTCGCTATCTTCTTCCTCCGCCAGTTCTTCCTGAGCATGTCCCGTGAGGTGGAGGAAGCAGCAATGCTCGACGGCGCCAAGCACCTTCGCATCTTCTTCCAGATTGTGCTTCCCAACGCCGCCGCCCCCATCGCCACCCTCGCGCTGCTGACCTTCATAGGCCAGTGGAACGAATACTTCTGGCCTCTGCTGGTGGGCCAGGACGAGAACGTCCGCGTCCTGACGGTCGGACTCAGCGTCTTCAAGTCCCAATCCCCGCAGGGCGCCCTGGACTGGTCCGGGCTCATGGCCGGAACCTTGGTCGCTGCCCTGCCGATCTTCATCCTGTTCATCGCCTTCGGCAAAAAAGTCGTCAACTCCATCGGATTCTCCGGAATCAAATAA
- a CDS encoding carbohydrate ABC transporter permease — MTTLTKQPGSAPERSRKNHGFKNQPGKRSRTGRLGDLKIALFFIFPAVIGFVAFFLIPTIRGIYLSFTEYSILGEPTWIGLKNYTAIFADELFWNAMGVTLQYVVLNIGFQTVIALGLALLMHRVAKSTFIRGALLLPFLVANVIVALLWFWMLDYQLGIVNEIMSWVGLPRVAFFGSEQWAIPTIAFVNVWRHMGYTALLIFAGLQSIPNHLYEVANLDGASPTRTFWSVTMPLLRPVLVLVLVVTVIGSFQVFDTVAVTTNGGPVNASRVIQLYIYQKAFGESDFGYASALSVILFVILALVAFVQMKFLKGNESDLD; from the coding sequence ATGACCACGCTAACCAAACAACCAGGGAGCGCGCCGGAACGCTCCCGGAAGAACCACGGTTTCAAGAATCAGCCGGGCAAACGCAGCAGGACCGGCCGTCTCGGCGACCTGAAGATCGCCCTATTCTTCATCTTTCCGGCCGTCATCGGCTTCGTAGCTTTCTTCCTGATCCCCACCATTAGGGGTATCTACCTCAGCTTCACCGAGTACAGCATCCTGGGCGAGCCCACGTGGATCGGTCTGAAGAATTACACGGCGATCTTCGCCGACGAGCTGTTCTGGAACGCCATGGGCGTCACCCTCCAATACGTCGTCCTCAACATCGGCTTCCAAACGGTGATCGCGCTGGGCCTGGCACTCCTGATGCACCGGGTGGCTAAATCCACCTTCATCAGGGGCGCGCTCCTGCTCCCGTTCCTCGTGGCCAACGTGATCGTGGCGCTGCTCTGGTTCTGGATGCTGGACTACCAACTGGGCATCGTCAACGAAATCATGAGCTGGGTTGGCCTCCCCCGCGTTGCCTTCTTCGGCAGCGAGCAGTGGGCCATTCCCACCATCGCGTTCGTCAATGTCTGGCGGCACATGGGCTACACGGCCCTGCTGATTTTCGCCGGACTGCAATCCATCCCCAACCACCTCTATGAGGTCGCAAACCTCGACGGCGCGTCTCCCACACGTACGTTCTGGAGCGTCACCATGCCGCTGCTCCGCCCGGTATTGGTGCTGGTGCTGGTGGTTACCGTGATCGGCTCCTTCCAGGTGTTCGACACCGTGGCCGTCACCACCAATGGAGGACCCGTCAACGCCTCCCGGGTGATCCAGCTGTACATCTACCAAAAGGCCTTCGGCGAGTCCGACTTCGGGTACGCCTCTGCACTGTCCGTCATCCTGTTCGTCATTCTTGCCCTGGTGGCCTTCGTCCAAATGAAGTTCCTCAAGGGCAATGAATCGGACCTGGACTAA